CCTTCGTCCGAACTACCGGCCTTACAGCTTTAACCAGCTCATTCTTGATCAAATCAGGAAATGCCGCTTCCATTTCCTCTGGGGAATGCACAAGCCCGCAAAATTCGGAAACGACCCGCACCCTCTGTGGTGAAGGGTCTCGGCCTTCAGCGATCTTTTTCTTGGTCGGCCAGTTGTTCGTGTCTGGTATCCGCCAGACATGGCAAACGTCTTTCGTGCAGTAGTCACAGTTGGAATGTGCCTGAACGCGGACAGCAATGGCCTTTGCACGAACGGGATCTACAGGCTTATCGAAAAGATAGATGGCTTGGTATCGCCCTCTGGACGTCTCCAGAACCATGGAAGGTTCTATAGGTAGTCTGGATGCATAGTCTAGGGCATGTTCATCGTCGAAGTCGGCGACGATGCCCAGGCTCCAGACGATGTCTGCTTCCGACGCTTTAAGCCGCGGCGAGAGATCCGGTCGAACGATGGCAAGAAGCCAATAAACGTTTCGATGGCGCTCTTTCGTCCAATTCCTGGACATCGCCGCCATGGCTCTATGTTCGCCGATTTCGAAGTGAGCGATCCGGGGTGATAGCCGAGCCCCGGTCGTTGGGTTCTCACCAAATCCGGTGAGGACCATCTTGCCTTGCCCCTTCATCGGAAGGGCTATGGCATTCATTGTACGAAAGAATTCGTCAATCCTGTCAACCGGTTGCTGATCAGCCTTGACGTATCCGGGGGATACGATATTCTCAGTGTGCATGTAAAAACTCGATGCTGGGGCGGTGCTGGGGTTGAGCACCGCCCTAAGTTTTTGCGGCTGTTAGTGCGCTGTCTGTTCAGCACGTGTGGCCAGCCACCTTTCCACTTCCTCCAATTCGTAGCGTATTACTCGATAGGACACACGTATATGTTGTGGTCCGGTCTTGCGAGCACGCCACTTCTGAAGGGTTTTAGGCGATATATCCAAAAGTTCGGCAAGCTCTTCAGGTGTCAGGAATTTCTTTCCTGCCAGCTTAGGAGATCTGCCGACTTCTTCGCGTATCGCCGATCTACTGCGTTCCATGGTCACACCAATCCGAACCGTTCGTCCCCATTCTGGGACAAACAGCGAAGATTGGCAAGAATCCAGCCATGCGGTAGGTGGAAAACTTAGGGCGGGGGTCGGCGGAGCACAGGAAATGTTGCCAATGGCAAGTATCCGGGCTCAGAAATCTGCAATTTGGAAGTAGATTGCTACAGCGTAGCGGCAGTGGCGGCCAGCGACTCGGCTTCTTGCCGGCTATATCGGACACAGCGTCGGCCAAGCCGTACTGGTACGGGTCCGAGCCCAAGTCGATCGCGACGTTCCATGGTCTTGGCTGAAACGCCCAGGATGGCAGCGGCCTGCTCTCGCGTGATCCAGTCTGGATTGATAGGCGGCGCGGGGGACGGTGGCGGCATGATTGTCTCCGGCTGAACGCGGACGCAAAAAAAGCCGCTCAGGCGATCCTGGCGGCTTGGTGGTGCGGTTGCACCTCGGGCTGTTCGGATTGTCAAATTTATCGGGTGCGATTGCAACAGATTTTTGTCCGTAAAAGGTACAAATTTTCAGGCGTCGAAACTCTCCGCCGGGAGGAGAGTTCGAAACGTCTCGGCGCCGGGACGTTTTGAGCTATCTCGTGCTACATGCCGCCGATGACTTTCATCGCGTAAAGCGCAGCAGATACACCCACAGCTATCGTCAGCGTGATCTTCAGCCTCCGCTCAAATTTCGCTGTTCGGTCTTCTGCTTTTTTCTCGTCCATTCCATTTGCCACTTTTTCGCAGTTGCGACCGAAGACGTCATCTTCCTGGTAAGCCATCTTAACCTCCATATTTTCGCCAAAACCATTTTAAACGCCAGGTTTGCAAGAGAAGTCAGGAAAATTCCGATCCGGGTAGAAACCGCCCTTTGGGCTGAGTCACGGTGCCTGTATGATTCCTTGGAACGCTCGTTCGACGGAATCAGACGGAGTATGACCAGTGCAGCGGTTCGTCACATATTACCGGGTCAGCACTCAGCGGCAGGGACGATCGGGCCTCGGCCTGGAGGCGCAGCAGGCTGCGGTGACGGCGTTCCTCGCCGGCCGGGATGCCCAGGTGATCGGTGAGTACCGGGAGATCGAGAGCGGCCGGAAGTCCGACCGCCAGCAGCTCGCCGCGGCGATGCTGATGTGTCGCATGACGGGCAGCGTCCTCCTGATCGCCAAGCTCGACCGCCTGGCCCGCGACGCGCACTTCCTGCTCGGCCTGGAGAAATCCGGCGTTGAGTTTCTCGCTGCTGACATGCCGTTCGCGAACCGGCTGACGATTGGCATCATGGCCCTGGTCGCCGAGGAGGAGGCGAAGGCGATCAGCGCCAGGACGAAGGCTGCGCTCGCCGCCAGGAAGGCGCGCGGTCTCCCGCTCGGGAACCGGGCCAGTCTTCGCCCCGCTGATCGGCAACGGGCAGCGACAGCAGCGGCGGCCTGGTCGAAGAAGGCGGCCGCGCACGCTGCCATGGTGTTGCCTGCGGTTCAGGAGATGCAGCGTTCCGGGTTGTCGCTCCGTGCCACCGCCAGGGAACTTGCTCGCCGTGGGTTCACCACCGTTACCGGCGGCCAGTGGACGGCATCTCAGGTGTCGGCCGTCCTTCGCCGGCAGATGGACGAGGCGACCGCTGCGGCACGGGCGGCGAAGGAGGGGTGATCTGGTGGAGAGGGATAGGCGTTAGAGCGCCCGGCGGTAAGTTACCGAGCGCTCTAAGTTTGTTAGATCATGCAGCCTCACGCAGCGGCTCCATCTCGACATGTGTTGTGAGGCGAACACCAAGAGCGTCGAGCACTTTTATCGCGCGGTCCACTGCGACCCCGTGATACTCGTTACGCTCATCACGTGAAACCTGAGACTCATGAACACCAAGCTTAGCAGCCAACTCACGCTGTGAGATGCCGCGCGCAATACGCAAGGAGACAAGCAGATGCCCCAGACCACGCAAATTTTCTAATTCATCAAACTCACCTCGCTTCAAGCGTTCATAGCTTTCAACTTCTTCATGAAGCTGAAGATGGAATGAAATCATAGGGTCCATGACTCTTTTGATCTCATCAGCATCAAGCCCAACAGCTGTGAGATTGGCGCGATGCTCATCCAACCTTGCACGTTCAGCCTTTAGGCGACTAACTGCTTCTTGATGTTCTTTGTCATTACGGATCATTGCTACCCCCCAAACTTGATTTTGACGATCCCTCTTGCCTTTCCATCGCGGCGTGACTGACGGAAGGCAGAAGGGAATTCGAGTTCATTTCCATGTTTGTCTAGGATGCCGCATCCATAACCGAGACCTGGCAAGTGTGGGTAAAGTTCAACTCGATACG
The DNA window shown above is from Skermanella sp. TT6 and carries:
- a CDS encoding helix-turn-helix transcriptional regulator — its product is MERSRSAIREEVGRSPKLAGKKFLTPEELAELLDISPKTLQKWRARKTGPQHIRVSYRVIRYELEEVERWLATRAEQTAH
- a CDS encoding recombinase family protein, whose protein sequence is MQRFVTYYRVSTQRQGRSGLGLEAQQAAVTAFLAGRDAQVIGEYREIESGRKSDRQQLAAAMLMCRMTGSVLLIAKLDRLARDAHFLLGLEKSGVEFLAADMPFANRLTIGIMALVAEEEAKAISARTKAALAARKARGLPLGNRASLRPADRQRAATAAAAWSKKAAAHAAMVLPAVQEMQRSGLSLRATARELARRGFTTVTGGQWTASQVSAVLRRQMDEATAAARAAKEG
- a CDS encoding helix-turn-helix domain-containing protein, coding for MIRNDKEHQEAVSRLKAERARLDEHRANLTAVGLDADEIKRVMDPMISFHLQLHEEVESYERLKRGEFDELENLRGLGHLLVSLRIARGISQRELAAKLGVHESQVSRDERNEYHGVAVDRAIKVLDALGVRLTTHVEMEPLREAA